A stretch of the Acidimicrobiales bacterium genome encodes the following:
- the deoC gene encoding deoxyribose-phosphate aldolase: protein MSTVLAEVERPGGGPPWTAPAVDGVAVRVTPVDAVGLEKRAAALGGRSIKKASKLAALDLAIRCMDLTTLEGADTPGKVTGLCSKALRPDPLDPSIPSVAAVCVYPSLVRHAKERLAGTGVKVASVAGAFPSGQSPIDLRVDEIRRVVADGADEVDIVLNRNAFLSGRYREVFDDVAASKEACGPAHLKVILETGELGSYDAVRKASMLALVAGADVIKTSTGKISPAATHPVALCMAEAIRDFAEQTGREAGLKVAGGIRTAKQAWQHLVIIAETLGPAWLTPDRFRIGASSLLNDVILQIQFQRTGRYSAARYTTID, encoded by the coding sequence GTGAGCACGGTGCTGGCCGAGGTGGAGCGGCCGGGCGGGGGGCCGCCGTGGACGGCGCCGGCCGTCGACGGGGTGGCGGTGCGGGTCACGCCGGTCGACGCCGTCGGCCTGGAGAAGCGGGCGGCCGCCCTCGGCGGGCGGTCGATCAAGAAGGCGTCCAAGCTGGCCGCGCTCGACCTCGCCATCCGGTGCATGGACCTCACCACCCTGGAGGGGGCGGACACGCCGGGCAAGGTCACCGGGCTGTGCTCGAAGGCGCTGCGGCCCGACCCGCTCGACCCGTCGATCCCGTCGGTGGCGGCCGTGTGCGTGTACCCGTCGCTCGTCCGCCACGCCAAGGAGCGGCTGGCCGGCACCGGGGTGAAGGTGGCCAGCGTGGCCGGCGCCTTCCCGAGCGGGCAGTCGCCCATCGACCTGCGCGTCGACGAGATCCGCCGGGTGGTGGCCGACGGCGCCGACGAGGTCGACATCGTCCTGAACCGCAACGCGTTCCTCTCCGGGCGCTACCGCGAGGTGTTCGACGACGTGGCCGCCTCGAAGGAGGCGTGCGGCCCGGCCCACCTCAAGGTGATCCTCGAGACCGGCGAGCTCGGGTCCTACGACGCCGTGCGCAAGGCGAGCATGCTGGCGCTCGTGGCCGGGGCCGACGTGATCAAGACCAGCACGGGCAAGATCAGCCCCGCCGCCACCCACCCGGTCGCCCTCTGCATGGCCGAGGCCATCCGCGACTTCGCCGAGCAGACGGGCCGGGAGGCCGGCCTGAAGGTGGCCGGCGGCATCCGCACCGCCAAGCAGGCCTGGCAGCACCTCGTGATCATCGCCGAGACCCTCGGCCCGGCCTGGCTGACCCCCGACCGCTTCCGCATCGGGGCCTCGAGCCTCCTCAACGACGTGATCCTCCAGATCCAGTTCCAGCGGACCGGGCGCTACTCGGCCGCCCGCTACACCACGATCGACTGA
- a CDS encoding aldehyde dehydrogenase family protein, which produces MGDLQPFADGFTLEYAPAPESTAVVDIRDEYGLFVDGEFVEPRSGRTFDSVNPATEERLCAVAEAGEEDVDVAVAAARTAWERRWRDLPGRERAKYLYRIARQLQERAREFAVLESIDGGKPIKESRDFDIPMAAAHFFYYAGWADKLGYAFPGRRARPLGVAGQVIPWNFPLLMAAWKIAPALATGNTVVLKPAETTPLTALLLAEVCQEADLPPGVVNIVTGAGRTGAAIVSHPGVDKIAFTGSTEVGKAIQRAIAGSGKRVTLELGGKAAHIVFDDAALDQAVEGVVDGIYFNQGHVCCAGSRLLVQESIAEPFLARLRDRLSTIRVGDPLDKNTDVGAINSKAQFDRITELVEHGVSEGAEIYQPACPLPERGWFFRPTIFTNVSQSHRVAREEIFGPVLSVLTFRTPDEAIVKANNTPYGLSAGVWTEKGSRTLWMAERLRAGVVWTNTFNRFDPSSPFGGYQESGFGREGGLHGLSPYLVLDDGVAVDA; this is translated from the coding sequence ATGGGCGACCTGCAGCCGTTCGCCGACGGGTTCACCCTCGAGTACGCGCCCGCGCCGGAGTCGACCGCCGTCGTAGACATCCGCGACGAGTACGGGCTGTTCGTCGACGGCGAGTTCGTCGAGCCCCGCTCGGGCCGCACGTTCGACAGCGTCAACCCGGCCACCGAGGAGCGCCTCTGCGCCGTCGCGGAGGCCGGCGAGGAGGACGTCGACGTCGCCGTGGCCGCCGCCCGCACCGCCTGGGAGCGGCGCTGGCGGGACCTGCCCGGGCGGGAGCGGGCCAAGTACCTGTACCGCATCGCCCGCCAGCTCCAGGAGCGGGCGCGCGAGTTCGCCGTGCTCGAGTCGATCGACGGCGGCAAGCCCATCAAGGAGTCGCGCGACTTCGACATCCCGATGGCCGCCGCCCACTTCTTCTACTACGCGGGCTGGGCCGACAAGCTGGGCTACGCCTTCCCCGGCCGGCGGGCCCGGCCCCTCGGCGTGGCCGGCCAGGTCATCCCGTGGAACTTCCCGCTGCTGATGGCGGCGTGGAAGATCGCCCCGGCCCTGGCGACCGGCAACACCGTCGTGCTGAAGCCGGCGGAGACCACGCCGCTGACCGCGCTGCTGCTGGCCGAGGTGTGCCAGGAGGCCGACCTCCCGCCCGGCGTCGTCAACATCGTCACCGGCGCGGGGCGGACCGGCGCGGCGATCGTGAGCCACCCCGGCGTCGACAAGATCGCGTTCACCGGGTCGACCGAGGTCGGCAAGGCCATCCAGCGGGCCATCGCCGGCTCCGGCAAGCGGGTGACGCTGGAGCTCGGCGGCAAGGCCGCCCACATCGTGTTCGACGACGCCGCGCTCGACCAGGCCGTCGAGGGCGTGGTCGACGGGATCTACTTCAACCAGGGCCACGTGTGCTGCGCCGGCTCCCGGCTGCTCGTGCAGGAGTCCATCGCCGAGCCGTTCCTCGCCCGCCTGCGCGACCGCCTGTCGACCATCCGCGTCGGCGACCCGCTCGACAAGAACACCGACGTCGGCGCCATCAACTCCAAGGCCCAGTTCGACCGCATCACCGAGCTGGTCGAGCACGGGGTGAGCGAGGGCGCGGAGATCTACCAGCCGGCCTGCCCGCTGCCCGAGCGGGGCTGGTTCTTCCGGCCGACGATCTTCACCAACGTGAGCCAGAGCCACCGCGTCGCCCGCGAGGAGATCTTCGGGCCCGTGCTGTCGGTGCTGACGTTCCGCACGCCGGACGAGGCGATCGTGAAGGCCAACAACACGCCCTACGGCCTGTCCGCCGGCGTGTGGACCGAGAAGGGGTCGCGCACGCTCTGGATGGCCGAGCGGTTGCGGGCCGGCGTGGTGTGGACGAACACGTTCAACCGCTTCGACCCGTCGTCGCCGTTCGGCGGCTACCAGGAGAGCGGGTTCGGGCGGGAGGGCGGCCTGCACGGGCTGTCGCCCTACCTCGTCCTCGACGACGGCGTGGCGGTCGACGCGTGA
- a CDS encoding aldehyde dehydrogenase family protein, which produces MSRGEDRLPVRKTYKLYVGGQFPRSESGRSYPVTAGDGSLAAHVVRASRKDLRDAVVAARKAYDGWAGRTAFNRGQILYRVAEVMEGRRAQFVEEVAAGGASRKAAEREVDVAIDRWVWYAGWADKVAHVAGTVNPVAGPYVNFTSPEPMGVVGVVCPDEGPLLALVSRLAPAVTAGNTVVLLASQRWPLPAVTLSEVLATSDLPGGVVNVLTGHRAELVPWLAAHLDVDAVDLTGVDDPALAAEAEAAGADNVKRTVAASPAERDWTGDRAQSPYAITALMEMKTVWHPKGA; this is translated from the coding sequence GTGAGCCGGGGCGAGGACCGGCTGCCGGTCCGCAAGACCTACAAGCTCTACGTCGGCGGCCAGTTCCCCCGCTCCGAGTCGGGGCGCTCGTACCCGGTGACGGCGGGCGACGGCTCGCTCGCCGCCCACGTCGTGCGGGCCAGCCGGAAGGACCTGCGCGACGCCGTCGTCGCCGCCCGCAAGGCCTACGACGGCTGGGCGGGGCGGACGGCGTTCAACCGGGGCCAGATCCTGTACCGGGTGGCCGAGGTCATGGAGGGCCGGCGGGCCCAGTTCGTCGAGGAGGTGGCGGCCGGCGGGGCGTCGCGCAAGGCGGCCGAGCGCGAGGTCGACGTCGCCATCGACCGCTGGGTCTGGTACGCCGGCTGGGCCGACAAGGTCGCCCACGTGGCCGGCACGGTCAACCCGGTGGCCGGTCCGTACGTGAACTTCACCAGCCCCGAGCCGATGGGCGTCGTCGGCGTGGTGTGCCCGGACGAGGGCCCGCTGCTCGCCCTCGTGTCCCGCCTGGCGCCCGCCGTCACCGCCGGCAACACGGTCGTGCTGCTGGCCTCGCAGCGGTGGCCGCTGCCGGCCGTCACCCTGTCCGAGGTGCTGGCCACCTCCGACCTCCCCGGCGGCGTCGTCAACGTGCTCACCGGCCACCGCGCCGAGCTGGTGCCCTGGCTGGCCGCCCACCTCGACGTCGACGCCGTCGACCTGACCGGCGTGGACGACCCGGCCCTCGCCGCCGAGGCCGAGGCCGCCGGCGCCGACAACGTCAAGCGCACCGTAGCCGCCTCGCCGGCCGAGCGGGACTGGACCGGCGACCGGGCCCAGTCCCCCTACGCCATCACGGCGCTGATGGAGATGAAGACGGTGTGGCACCCGAAGGGGGCGTAG
- a CDS encoding DUF2231 domain-containing protein, protein MVAQSRLYRTAVRLEDAAAQDGPVGVLAAAARRTVTGPRRRSVLGGRWLGHALHPLLTDVPLGTWMSASFLDLAGGRAARPAAQRLVAAGLVASLPTVAAGLSDWTVTTRGQQRVGVVHAAANTAALGLYAASLVARRRGRHPAGVGLGLLGATAASVGGFFGGHLALATDASERASRDAVGLAPTPPSGATPSSSPSAP, encoded by the coding sequence ATGGTCGCCCAGTCCCGCCTCTACCGGACCGCCGTGCGCCTCGAGGACGCCGCCGCGCAGGACGGCCCGGTCGGCGTGCTGGCCGCGGCCGCCCGCCGCACCGTCACCGGCCCCCGGCGGCGGTCCGTGCTCGGCGGTCGGTGGCTCGGCCACGCCCTCCACCCGCTGCTGACCGACGTCCCCCTCGGCACGTGGATGAGCGCCTCGTTCCTCGACCTGGCCGGCGGCCGCGCCGCCCGCCCGGCGGCGCAGCGCCTCGTCGCCGCCGGGCTGGTCGCCTCGCTCCCGACGGTCGCCGCCGGCCTGTCCGACTGGACCGTGACCACGCGGGGCCAGCAGCGGGTCGGCGTCGTCCACGCCGCCGCCAACACCGCCGCCCTCGGGCTCTACGCCGCCTCGCTGGTCGCCCGCCGCCGCGGCCGCCACCCCGCCGGCGTCGGCCTCGGCCTGCTGGGCGCGACCGCGGCGAGCGTCGGCGGCTTCTTCGGCGGCCACCTCGCGCTGGCCACGGACGCGTCCGAGCGGGCCAGCAGGGACGCCGTCGGGCTCGCCCCTACGCCCCCTTCGGGTGCCACACCGTCTTCATCTCCATCAGCGCCGTGA
- a CDS encoding LysE family transporter: MEALLEGLLAGYGIAVPVGAVAVVIVGAAARHGRRAGMAAGAGAATADFVYATVAAAAGTAAASVVAPVERPARLVAGGVLVVIALAMVARLWRRRPSVERAVAPPPAGRLYAGVLGLTLANPVTLVYFASLMVGLPDGVLDGFADRVAFALAAGAASLSWQWLLAAAGGLLHGRLTPTMERATTLVGSATVATLGLRMALR; this comes from the coding sequence GTGGAGGCGCTGTTGGAGGGGCTGCTGGCCGGCTACGGGATCGCCGTGCCGGTCGGCGCGGTGGCGGTGGTGATCGTGGGCGCCGCGGCCCGGCACGGGCGCCGGGCGGGGATGGCGGCGGGCGCCGGCGCGGCGACGGCGGACTTCGTGTACGCCACGGTGGCCGCCGCCGCGGGCACGGCGGCGGCGTCGGTGGTGGCGCCGGTCGAGCGGCCGGCCCGGCTCGTCGCCGGCGGCGTTTTAGTGGTGATCGCTCTGGCGATGGTCGCGCGACTCTGGCGGCGGCGCCCCTCGGTCGAGCGGGCCGTCGCTCCCCCGCCGGCCGGCCGCCTGTACGCCGGCGTCCTCGGCCTCACCCTGGCCAACCCCGTGACCCTCGTGTACTTCGCCTCGCTGATGGTCGGCCTGCCCGACGGCGTGCTCGACGGCTTCGCCGACCGGGTCGCGTTCGCGCTGGCCGCCGGCGCCGCGTCGCTGTCCTGGCAGTGGCTGCTCGCCGCAGCCGGCGGCCTGCTGCACGGCCGCCTCACCCCGACGATGGAGCGGGCCACCACCCTCGTCGGCTCGGCCACCGTCGCCACCCTCGGGCTGCGGATGGCCCTGCGCTGA
- a CDS encoding adenosine deaminase, with protein MSDRPTLESIRSAPKVLLHDHLDGGVRPRTVVELAKETGYDRLPTEDVDELARWFTAGADRGDLTLYLETFKHTVGVMQTKDALERVAAECAEDLADDGVVYAEVRFAPELHLEGGLTLDEVVEAVLAGFQAGSRGRRITIGTLCTAMRTAANSGDIAELTLRHRDEGVVGFDIAGAEAGHPPTRHLGAFQKVAGANSHITIHAGEAFGLPSIHEALQFCGAERLGHGVRIVDDITRTPDGGVHLGRLASFVRDRRVPLEMCPTSNVHTGAAPSIAEHPIGLLARLRFRVTVNTDNRLMSGVTLSSELATLADTFGYGWTDLEWFTINAMKSAFWPFDKRLRIIDELIKPGYAALRAAALGASGPPVPVA; from the coding sequence ATGAGCGACCGCCCCACCCTGGAGAGCATCCGCAGCGCGCCAAAGGTCCTCCTGCACGACCACCTGGACGGCGGCGTCCGCCCGCGGACGGTGGTGGAGCTGGCGAAGGAGACCGGGTACGACCGGCTCCCGACCGAGGACGTGGACGAGCTGGCCCGGTGGTTCACGGCGGGCGCCGACCGGGGCGACCTCACCCTGTACCTCGAGACGTTCAAGCACACCGTCGGCGTGATGCAGACGAAGGACGCGCTGGAGCGGGTGGCGGCCGAGTGCGCCGAGGACCTGGCCGACGACGGCGTCGTCTACGCGGAGGTGCGCTTCGCGCCCGAGCTGCACCTGGAGGGCGGGCTCACCCTCGACGAGGTCGTCGAGGCCGTGCTGGCCGGGTTCCAGGCGGGCAGCCGGGGCCGGCGCATCACGATCGGCACCCTGTGCACGGCCATGCGGACGGCGGCCAACTCCGGCGACATCGCCGAGCTCACCCTGCGCCACCGCGACGAGGGCGTCGTCGGGTTCGACATCGCCGGCGCCGAGGCCGGCCACCCGCCCACCCGCCACCTCGGCGCCTTCCAGAAGGTCGCCGGGGCCAACAGCCACATCACCATCCACGCCGGCGAGGCGTTCGGGCTGCCGTCCATCCACGAGGCCCTCCAGTTCTGCGGGGCCGAGCGGCTCGGGCACGGCGTGCGCATCGTCGACGACATCACGCGCACGCCCGACGGCGGCGTCCACCTCGGCCGGCTGGCCAGCTTCGTGCGCGACCGGCGGGTGCCGCTCGAGATGTGCCCGACGTCGAACGTGCACACCGGGGCGGCGCCGTCGATCGCCGAGCACCCGATCGGCCTGCTGGCCCGGCTGCGGTTCCGGGTGACGGTCAACACCGACAACCGGCTGATGAGCGGCGTCACCCTCAGCTCCGAGCTGGCGACCCTGGCCGACACGTTCGGCTACGGGTGGACGGACCTCGAGTGGTTCACGATCAACGCCATGAAGAGCGCGTTCTGGCCCTTCGACAAGAGGCTGCGCATCATCGACGAGCTGATCAAGCCGGGCTACGCGGCGCTGCGGGCCGCCGCCCTCGGCGCGTCCGGGCCGCCGGTCCCCGTCGCCTGA
- a CDS encoding transglycosylase SLT domain-containing protein, whose amino-acid sequence MKIGLSLTLLASVGFTAIHLDGRAVDEGRQVAAVPTTQAPPPPTTPYHVREGDTLSSVAVLYGVDTERLAEANELAPPFLLTPGQVLAVPSTFAAGTRVGLPAEIRGDPERRALVPVFVRQGADYGVPAELLQAVAWRESQWTVSARSPKGAVGLCQLMPGTSSWIAESLVGAPLDPARPADNIQMAAAYLRWLLDRYHGDLATTLAAYYQGHGSINGGWYDDTVAYVTDVLHLRAQFVG is encoded by the coding sequence GCCAGCGTGGGGTTCACCGCCATCCACCTCGACGGCCGGGCCGTCGACGAGGGGCGCCAGGTCGCCGCCGTCCCCACCACCCAGGCCCCGCCGCCGCCCACCACCCCGTACCACGTGCGGGAGGGCGACACGCTGTCCTCGGTGGCGGTCCTGTACGGCGTCGACACCGAGCGGCTGGCCGAGGCCAACGAGCTGGCGCCGCCGTTCCTGCTCACCCCCGGCCAGGTGCTCGCCGTGCCGTCGACCTTCGCCGCCGGCACCCGGGTCGGCCTGCCGGCCGAGATCCGGGGCGACCCCGAGCGCCGGGCCCTCGTCCCCGTGTTCGTCCGCCAGGGGGCCGACTACGGCGTCCCGGCCGAGCTCCTCCAGGCCGTCGCCTGGCGGGAGTCGCAGTGGACGGTGTCGGCGAGGAGCCCGAAGGGCGCCGTCGGCCTGTGCCAGCTGATGCCGGGCACGTCGTCGTGGATCGCCGAGTCGCTCGTCGGCGCCCCGCTCGACCCGGCCAGGCCGGCCGACAACATCCAGATGGCGGCCGCCTACCTCCGCTGGCTGCTCGACCGCTACCACGGCGACCTGGCCACCACGCTGGCCGCCTACTACCAGGGCCACGGGTCGATCAACGGCGGGTGGTACGACGACACGGTGGCCTACGTCACCGACGTCCTGCACCTGCGGGCGCAGTTCGTCGGCTAG